The following proteins are encoded in a genomic region of Cryptomeria japonica chromosome 11, Sugi_1.0, whole genome shotgun sequence:
- the LOC131061285 gene encoding calcium-transporting ATPase, endoplasmic reticulum-type, whose amino-acid sequence MEDKPFCDWSRTVEECLKEYDVSLEKGLSSQQVEKHRQRYGWNELQKENGKPLWKLILEQFDDTLVKILLGAAFISFILAYVDKNDIGEGGMTAYVEPLVILLILVLNATVGVWQETNAEKALEALKEMQSEQAKVLRDGYSIPNLSARELVPGDIVELRVGDKVPADMRIASLKTSTLRMEQSSLTGESQPVIKSTNKIRMDDCELQAKDCMVFAGTTVVNGCCTCIVVSIGMSTEIGQIQAQIQEASLEDDDTPLKKKLDEFGEYLTKAIGIVCLLVWIISYKNFLSWEVVDGWPKNIRFSFEKCTYYFKIAVALAVAAIPEGLPAVITTCLALGTRKMAQKNAIVRKLPSVETLGCTTVICSDKTGTLTTNQMSVTEFVTSGHTASSIQEFHVEGTTYNPTDGSILDWPAHMSANLETLAEISAICNDAGISCQSHQFRATGLPTEAALKVFVEKMGISGLKAMNIGNGGNHIANYAIENGTVKLVYCDQLIAKSKRLALLEFDRTRKSMGVIVRNPSGQNRLLVKGAMENVLERCSFQQLADGTIIEMNDVSRELLLKRLHQMSSKALRCLGLAYKEDLGEFYDYDGGNHPAHMKLLDPDNYSQIENNLIFSGLVGLRDCPREEVHEAIKDCREAGIRVMVITGDNKFTAEAICRDIGVFYEGEDLSGKSYTGREFMELPLSKRREVLAKPGGRVFSRAEPRHKQDIVRMLKEAGEVVAMTGDGVNDAPALKLADIGIAMGIAGTEVAKEASDMVLADDNFSTIVSAVSEGRSIYNNMKAFIRYMISSNIGEVASIFITAALGMPDGLIPVQLLWVNLVTDGPPATALGFNPSDIDIMRKPPRKSNDALINAWVFFRYMVIGLYVGLATVGIFALWFTHDSFLGINLSADGHTLVTFSQLTSWSECPSWEGFSVSPFSAGVRILSFDSNPCDYFSSGKVKATTLSLSVLVAIEMFNSLNALSEDNSLLTMPPWINPWLMLAMSVSFGLHALILYVPFLANIFGIVPLSLSEWCLVMVVSFPVILIDEVLKFIGRTMSRRHQKYKTI is encoded by the exons ATGGAGGATAAGCCATTCTGTGATTGGTCCAGAACAGTGGAAGAATGCTTGAAAGAATATGATGTGAGTTTAGAAAAAGGATTAAGCTCTCAGCAAGTGGAGAAACACCGACAAAGATATGGATGGAATGAGCTTCAGAAGGAAAATGGCAAGCctttgtggaagttgattctagAACAATTTGACGATACACTAGTTAAAATTCTGTTGGGGGCAGCTTTCATTTCATTTATTCTTGCCTATGTGGATAAAAATGACATTGGTGAGGGGGGCATGACAGCCTATGTGGAGCCTTTGGTAATTCTCTTAATCCTTGTGCTTAATGCCACTGTAGGAGTATGGCAGGAGACTAATGCTGAGAAGGCTTTAGAAGCCCTCAAAGAAATGCAATCTGAGCAAGCAAAGGTTCTGAGAGATGGCTATAGTATTCCAAATCTTTCTGCCCGAGAACTTGTTCCAGGGGATATAGTTGAACTCAGGGTGGGAGACAAGGTTCCTGCAGACATGCGAATTGCATCCCTGAAAACATCAACCTTGAGGATGGAACAGAGCTCTCTCACTGGAGAGAGTCAGCCTGTTATTAAAAGCACAAACAAAATCCGTATGGATGACTGTGAGTTGCAAGCTAAAGATTGCATGGTTTTTGCAGGAACTACTGTTGTCAATGGTTGCTGTACTTGCATTGTTGTGAGCATTGGAATGTCTACAGAAATAGGACAAATTCAAGCACAAATCCAGGAAGCTTCTTTAGAAGATGATGACACACCTTTGAAAAAGAAACTTGATGAATTCGGGGAATATCTGACAAAAGCCATTGGTATTGTTTGTCTTCTGGTGTGGATCATAAGCTATAAAAATTTTCTCTCATGGGAAGTTGTTGATGGCTGGCCAAAGAATATTAGGTTCTCATTTGAGAAGTGTACCTATTATTTCAAGATTGCTGTTGCTTTGGCTGTTGCTGCTATACCTGAAGGATTGCCTGCTGTCATTACGACTTGTTTGGCCCTTGGGACTCGGAAGATGGCACAAAAGAATGCCATTGTGCGGAAGCTACCTAGTGTTGAGACATTGGGTTGTACAACAGTAATTTGCTCTGACAAGACAGGCACGCTTACAACGAATCAGATGTCAGTTACTGAATTTGTAACCTCAGGTCACACTGCCAGTTCAATTCAAGAATTTCATGTAGAAGGAACAACATATAACCCCACTGATGGGAGCATCTTAGATTGGCCTGCACACATGAGTGCAAATTTGGAAACTCTAGCAGAAATTTCTGCAATTTGCAACGATGCAGGAATTTCTTGTCAGAGTCACCAGTTCCGTGCTACAGGATTGCCCACTGAGGCAGCTCTGAAG GTTTTCGTTGAAAAGATGGGAATCTCTGGTTTGAAGGCGATGAACATTGGTAATGGTGGAAACCATATTGCCAACTATGCTATTGAGAATGGCACAGTAAAATTAG TTTATTGTGATCAGTTGATAGCAAAGTCAAAGAGATTGGCTTTGTTGGAGTTTGATCGAACCCGGAAATCTATGGGTGTTATTGTTAGGAATCCTTCTGGACAAAATCGCCTCTTAGTTAAG GGTGCTATGGAAAATGTATTAGAAAGATGTTCTTTCCAACAATTAGCAGATGGAACCAtaattgaaatgaatgatgtatcTAGGGAGTTACTCTTAAAGAGGCTTCACCAAATGAGTTCTAAGGCTTTGCGTTGTTTAGGCCTTGCATATAAAGAAGACCTGGGAGAGTTTTATGATTATGATGGAGGGAATCATCCTGCTCATATGAAATTGTTGGACCCTGATAATTATTCTCAGATAGAGAATAATTTGATCTTTTCTGGTCTTGTCGGATTGAGA GACTGTCCTCGTGAAGAAGTTCATGAAGcaataaaagattgtagagaagCTGGTATTCGTGTGATGGTGATCACTGGTGATAACAAGTTCACAGCAGAAGCCATATGTCGGGATATTGGTGTATTTTATGAAGGAGAGGATCTCAGTGGAAAAAGTTATACTGGAAGAGAATTTATGGAACTGCCCTTGAGCAAGCGTCGTGAAGTTTTGGCAAAGCCTGGTGGTCGTGTTTTCTCTCGAGCAGAACCTAGGCATAAGCAGGATATAGTCCGCATGCTCAAAGAAGCTGGTGAGGTTGTTGCAATGACTGGAGATGGTGTAAACGATGCACCTGCTTTAAAGCTTGCAGACATTGGAATTGCTATGGGAATTGCTGGTACAGAG GTTGCCAAGGAAGCATCAGATATGGTCTTGGCTGATGATAATTTCAGCACTATTGTGTCTGCTGTTTCAGAAGGTCGTTCAATTTACAATAACATGAAAGCTTTCATAAG GTACATGATATCATCAAATATTGGTGAGGTAGCTTCTATATTTATAACTGCTGCATTAGGCATGCCTGATGGCTTGATACCAGTGCAGCTTCTTTGGGTAAATTTGGTCACAGACGGTCCTCCTGCAACAGCTCTTGGTTTTAATCCTTCTGACATAGATATTATGAGAAAACCACCTCGGAAAAGTAATGATGCCCTAATTAATGCCTGGGTGTTTTTCCGCTACATG GTCATTGGTTTATATGTGGGGCTTGCAACGGTTGGTATATTTGCTTTGTGGTTCACACATGATTCATTTTTAGGGATAAACTTATCTGCAGATGGCCACACGTTGGTAACCTTTTCACAGCTCACCTCATGGAGTGAATGTCCATCTTGGGAAGGTTTTAGTGTTTCACCATTTTCAGCTGGTGTGAGAATTCTTTCATTTGATTCCAATCCTTGTGATTATTTTTCAAGTGGAAAAGTCAAAGCAACAACTCTTTCTCTCTCTGTACTAGTGGCCATTGAGATGTTCAACTCACTTAATGCCCTGTCTGAGGACAATAGTCTGCTCACCATGCCACCATGGATTAATCCTTGGCTAATGTTGGCAATGTCTGTTTCTTTTGGGCTTCATGCTTTGATCCTTTATGTACCGTTTCTTGCCAACATTTTTGGCATTGTACCCTTGAGCTTGAGCGAGTGGTGTTTAGTTATGGTAGTTTCATTTCCAGTGATATTGATAGATGAAGTTTTGAAGTTCATTGGAAGGACAATGTCAAGAAGACACCAGAAGTATAAAACTATTTAA